The following are encoded in a window of Haemorhous mexicanus isolate bHaeMex1 chromosome 7, bHaeMex1.pri, whole genome shotgun sequence genomic DNA:
- the ARHGAP22 gene encoding rho GTPase-activating protein 22 isoform X2, which yields MPFFTAKYLKKSKCLRKGGAGDREKMPVNHEAFLLMANSQNEMEDWVKAIRRVIWAPFGGGIFGQRLEDTVQYERKYGQRLAPLLVEQCVDFIRERGLTEEGLFRMPGQANLVKDLQDSFDCGEKPLFDSNTDVHTVASLLKLYLRELPEPVIPFAKYEDFLSCGQLLSKDEGEGTQELVKQVKNLPQANYNLLKYICKFLDEVQAHSSINKMSVQNLATVFGPNILRPKMEDPVTMMEGTSLVQHLMTVLISEQGRIFAVPQADVPGSQLEIRPMRQRSTVEWISEEDGEDSRSQNSAASPTDLPSGNAVALEATPGPAVKITPPEHSGKSTQPATSPSKRVQTLPPWKYSFRQQGARSVSPKLGSSSLDIPNLSSSGNWLMNGLYSLRGHRRTASGERVKDSCSSQRLSTYDNVPSSSLSLSTHSMASTTWSTSSCEISVMDSVSSCPACRASDSSALSSLKTEWVTQGSLSQSEVKTADLENSMDRFEACSSSSSEQSDPAAASRDSVQCSRALQSLVVELKTELSKQRTEYETSIKRIEETSADLRTQVVRLEEELDQERKKYTMLEIKLRNSERAREDAEKRNYLLQKEMEEFFSTLGCLTVGSQSAKVPK from the exons GGATCTTTGGGCAGCGCCTGGAGGACACGGTGCAGTACGAGCGGAAGTATGGGCAGCGCCTGGCCCCGCTGCTGGTGGAGCAGTGCGTGGATTTCATCCGGGAGCGGGGGCTCACCGAGGAGGGGCTCTTTCGCATGCCTGGACAAGCCAACCTTGTCAAAGATCTGCAGGATTCTTTCGATTGTGGAGAGAAGCCCCTTTTTGACAG CAACACAGATGTTCACACTGTGGCGTCCCTCCTGAAGCTTTACCTTCGAGAGCTACCAGAGCCTGTCATCCCCTTTGCCAAATACGAAGACTTTCTTTCTTGTGGACAGCTGCTCTCAAAAGATGAGGGAGAG GGTACCCAGGAACTGGTTAAACAGGTGAAGAATTTGCCCCAAGCCAACTACAACCTCCTCAAATACATATGCAA GTTCCTTGATGAAGTTCAGGCTCATTCCAGCATTAACAAGATGAGTGTCCAGAACCTGGCTACAGTATTTGGACCAAACATTCTGCGGCCCAAAATGGAGGATCCAGTGACCATGATGGAAG GCACCTCGCTGGTTCAGCACCTGATGACAGTGCTGATAAGCGAGCAGGGGCGGATCTTTGCCGTTCCTCAGGCGGATGTGCCAGGGAGCCAGCTGGAAATCAGACCAATGCGCCAGCGCAGCACTGTGGAGTGGATCTCCGAGGAGGACGGGGAGGACAGCAGGTCACAGAACAGCGCTGCCAGCCCCACTGATTTGCCTTCTGGCAATGCTGTGGCTCTGGAGGCCACTCCAGGACCTGCAGTGAAAATCACTCCTCCAGAGCACAGTGGCAAATCGACCCAGCCTGCCACGAGCCCCAGTAAAAGAGTGCAGACTCTGCCTCCATGGAAATATTCCTTCCGCCAGCAGGGAGCACGGTCTGTGAGCCCAAAGCTGGGCAGCTCATCCTTAGATATCCCCAACCTCTCCTCCAGCGGGAACTGGTTGATGAACGGCCTGTACTCCCTCCGAGGCCATCGCCGGACAGCCTCTGGGGAACGAGTGAAAGACTCGTGTTCCTCCCAGAGACTCTCCACTTATGACAATGTCCCCTCATCCAGCCTGTccctcagcacacacagcatggccagcaccACCTGGTCTACATCATCCTGTGAGATCTCCGTGATGGACTCGGtgagcagctgcccagcctgccGGGCCAGTGACTCTTCTGCTTTGAGCTCCCTAAAAACTGAGTGGGTAACTCAGGGCTCGCTGTCCCAGAGCGAGGTCAAGACTGCAGATCTGGAGAACAGCATGGACAGGTTTgaagcctgcagcagcagcagcagtgaacaGAGTGACCCGGCTGCAGCTTCCCGAGATTCTGTCCAATGCTCCAGGGCCTTACAGAGCTTGGTGGTGGAGCTAAAGACAGAGCTGAGCAAACAGAGGACTGAGTATGAGACTAGTATCAAAAG AATTGAAGAAACAAGTGCAGACCTGAGGACCCAAGTGGTTAGGTTAGAAGAAGAACTGGACCAAGAACGAAAGAAATACACGATGCTGGAGATAAAGCTGAGGAATTCTGAACGTGCTCGTGAAGATGCAGAGAAGAGAAATTACCtcctgcagaaggaaatggaagaatttttttcaacaTTAGGATGTTTAACTGTTGGGAGTCAAAGTGCTAAAGTCCCCAAGTAG
- the ARHGAP22 gene encoding rho GTPase-activating protein 22 isoform X3, which produces MCLMPEVRTFFLCRSCCLTLPGFCLKLSACHVAECCTRTRGIFGQRLEDTVQYERKYGQRLAPLLVEQCVDFIRERGLTEEGLFRMPGQANLVKDLQDSFDCGEKPLFDSNTDVHTVASLLKLYLRELPEPVIPFAKYEDFLSCGQLLSKDEGEGTQELVKQVKNLPQANYNLLKYICKFLDEVQAHSSINKMSVQNLATVFGPNILRPKMEDPVTMMEGTSLVQHLMTVLISEQGRIFAVPQADVPGSQLEIRPMRQRSTVEWISEEDGEDSRSQNSAASPTDLPSGNAVALEATPGPAVKITPPEHSGKSTQPATSPSKRVQTLPPWKYSFRQQGARSVSPKLGSSSLDIPNLSSSGNWLMNGLYSLRGHRRTASGERVKDSCSSQRLSTYDNVPSSSLSLSTHSMASTTWSTSSCEISVMDSVSSCPACRASDSSALSSLKTEWVTQGSLSQSEVKTADLENSMDRFEACSSSSSEQSDPAAASRDSVQCSRALQSLVVELKTELSKQRTEYETSIKRIEETSADLRTQVVRLEEELDQERKKYTMLEIKLRNSERAREDAEKRNYLLQKEMEEFFSTLGCLTVGSQSAKVPK; this is translated from the exons GGATCTTTGGGCAGCGCCTGGAGGACACGGTGCAGTACGAGCGGAAGTATGGGCAGCGCCTGGCCCCGCTGCTGGTGGAGCAGTGCGTGGATTTCATCCGGGAGCGGGGGCTCACCGAGGAGGGGCTCTTTCGCATGCCTGGACAAGCCAACCTTGTCAAAGATCTGCAGGATTCTTTCGATTGTGGAGAGAAGCCCCTTTTTGACAG CAACACAGATGTTCACACTGTGGCGTCCCTCCTGAAGCTTTACCTTCGAGAGCTACCAGAGCCTGTCATCCCCTTTGCCAAATACGAAGACTTTCTTTCTTGTGGACAGCTGCTCTCAAAAGATGAGGGAGAG GGTACCCAGGAACTGGTTAAACAGGTGAAGAATTTGCCCCAAGCCAACTACAACCTCCTCAAATACATATGCAA GTTCCTTGATGAAGTTCAGGCTCATTCCAGCATTAACAAGATGAGTGTCCAGAACCTGGCTACAGTATTTGGACCAAACATTCTGCGGCCCAAAATGGAGGATCCAGTGACCATGATGGAAG GCACCTCGCTGGTTCAGCACCTGATGACAGTGCTGATAAGCGAGCAGGGGCGGATCTTTGCCGTTCCTCAGGCGGATGTGCCAGGGAGCCAGCTGGAAATCAGACCAATGCGCCAGCGCAGCACTGTGGAGTGGATCTCCGAGGAGGACGGGGAGGACAGCAGGTCACAGAACAGCGCTGCCAGCCCCACTGATTTGCCTTCTGGCAATGCTGTGGCTCTGGAGGCCACTCCAGGACCTGCAGTGAAAATCACTCCTCCAGAGCACAGTGGCAAATCGACCCAGCCTGCCACGAGCCCCAGTAAAAGAGTGCAGACTCTGCCTCCATGGAAATATTCCTTCCGCCAGCAGGGAGCACGGTCTGTGAGCCCAAAGCTGGGCAGCTCATCCTTAGATATCCCCAACCTCTCCTCCAGCGGGAACTGGTTGATGAACGGCCTGTACTCCCTCCGAGGCCATCGCCGGACAGCCTCTGGGGAACGAGTGAAAGACTCGTGTTCCTCCCAGAGACTCTCCACTTATGACAATGTCCCCTCATCCAGCCTGTccctcagcacacacagcatggccagcaccACCTGGTCTACATCATCCTGTGAGATCTCCGTGATGGACTCGGtgagcagctgcccagcctgccGGGCCAGTGACTCTTCTGCTTTGAGCTCCCTAAAAACTGAGTGGGTAACTCAGGGCTCGCTGTCCCAGAGCGAGGTCAAGACTGCAGATCTGGAGAACAGCATGGACAGGTTTgaagcctgcagcagcagcagcagtgaacaGAGTGACCCGGCTGCAGCTTCCCGAGATTCTGTCCAATGCTCCAGGGCCTTACAGAGCTTGGTGGTGGAGCTAAAGACAGAGCTGAGCAAACAGAGGACTGAGTATGAGACTAGTATCAAAAG AATTGAAGAAACAAGTGCAGACCTGAGGACCCAAGTGGTTAGGTTAGAAGAAGAACTGGACCAAGAACGAAAGAAATACACGATGCTGGAGATAAAGCTGAGGAATTCTGAACGTGCTCGTGAAGATGCAGAGAAGAGAAATTACCtcctgcagaaggaaatggaagaatttttttcaacaTTAGGATGTTTAACTGTTGGGAGTCAAAGTGCTAAAGTCCCCAAGTAG